cactccttttccctaTCCTTCCTGCAgtggtcatcctcctggttgctaggagaaacgccctgcagcagtgttgctggcccttggctttcatccctaatatcagccaaacaggcatatttactagggcattccagctcaggactagccctCCTGggacttttccctctaccccttcttcctacattagCCCAACATCTACCCACATCCAGatcataaaaatggcttctccctgTGTGAGTCTTCTGACATCTATCAACATCTTATTTTTTCAGGTCTCAAAGTggcacttaaaaaataaataaaaattaaaaattctagtaaaaaaaaaaaactaatttctaattggttaaaaaattaaaaataaataaaaaataaactacacaattgccattgccacatctgtaacaacctaaTATATAAAAGGATCATGATACTATTCCAGTGTgataaacaatgtaaaaaaaaaaatgtaaaaaaacaataGCTGTTTTTGTCACATTCCTCTCAAAAAATGGTACAAAAAGCAATGCACTGTTTGTATCCCAAaactgtaccaataaaaactaaagctcttcctgcaaaaaaacagctcTCAGATGTCGACATTggccgaaaaataaaaaagttatgcatGTTAAtatatggcaatgcaaaatacAACCGATttgtaataaaaattaaaaaaaagattttatgatGCCAAAGTAGTAAAGCAagaaaaaactatacaaatttggtgtGGCTATAATTGTAGAGACCTGCAGAATTAAGTTATCATATCATATATAAAGCAAGGTGAcctccataaaaaataaaaatgaaaaaacactgACATCTGCAATGTTTCTCCATCTCACGTCCcataaaatgagataaaaagtgatcaaaaagacaaatGTACCTAAAAATTGTGCCAATTAAAACTACAGTTTAtcccacacagctcagtcaacaaaaaaaataaaaaatttggctcTAAAAAAAACCATTTCAGTAAATTCCATTTTACAAAATCCAGATGTCGCTCCTTCCATTTGAGCCCTACCAGTgcgcccaaacagcagtttacgacttaATACAGGGTATatctataaactgcagaatcagtattgaggtttgttttgctgttatcccttgctgtgttacaggaaaaatttattcaaatggaaaaataaaaatttaaaatttcacctctattttgctttaatttctgtggaacacctaaagggttaacaacatttctaaaatcagttttgaatatcttgaggggtgtcgtttctaaaatgtggtcatttatgggtggtttctatgaaAGAAATTAAGTGGTTAATGAACATTAATGGTGCTAATTGTAGTTAAATTGTCAAATCTTCATTTTGACTCTTTTATGCCTAAAATCTATGATTGAGAAATATAGTCACTTGACTCTTAAAGGAAGTTAGACAAACACAGCAAATAGGGAACTGCTCGGCAGAATATGATATAGACATGGAATTTTCCAGATGTATGAGTAATACCTGCGTGTATCTACGTGTCATTTTTCATACCATCAtgtttctgattggttgctttattAAATACTTGTGATTGGACATATTAAAATTAATGTCTGAAGGGGTGGTGCCCGGCAGAGAATCCTTTAACCAGCAAAGTGTGTCTGGCTGTTTCATTCTTAGGTCGACCACATCCCCTGGCACATGGAGAAAACTTATTAACCAATTTGAATCCCACAGACAAGCGAGTGTAGTCCCCTAGTTTGGGACTTATCCTAAATTGCAGTGACATTTCTATCATCAAAGTGACTACAGAActcaattggtccttaaaaaagtatattttgaaaattttcttgaaaattaaaaaaattgcttctaaaatttgaaAACTTCTAActgtctcaaaaaaataaaatgatgtcaacataaagtagacatatggagactgttaagtaataactattttgtgaggcatCACTACCTGtattaaaagcagaaaaattcaaatttcccaaattgtaatttttttaaaaatttcctgAAATTGtagatttaaatatttttttttttgaaaaaaagataATTGAAATTTACAATTAACATGAAGTACTAtgtgtcattaaaaaaaaaaaaaacagaatcgtTTGGATAAGTGAAAACATTCcaaagttactaccacataaagtgggacgtcaaatttgcaaaattaagccgtgtcaggaaggtgaaaaagatcttggtcctgaaggggttgtAACTATGCCCATGGTGCTCGTGGATAACATCCATGGACCACATTTGTTGGATAAATAAATCCAACAAATGTGGTCCATGGATGTTATCCACGAGCACCATGGGCATAGTTacaaccccttcaggaccaagatctttttcaccttcctgacacgGCTTAATTTTGCAAATTTGACTGATAAATTTTGGTAATGGTGTAAAATTAAAATATTATTGCTTTAGAGGGGTGAGTTATGGCCTCAATTTAAGTAGGCACTCGTAGCCACAGACTTTTCTTGGGAAAACTTGCACATTATCGATAAAATCAAACCAAATGTCTGCTTCAAATAGAGGAGCGGCGTGAGATGCATGTGTTGCCGAGTAAGAGCAGGCTGCTGTTTTTGACAagcccatatttttattttaccaataCTTATGGGAGTAGAATAGACAGACTGGAATAGACAGATGTGTCTTTCTGCACAATAAACAATCttaaaacttcgtttttaaaggggttatccaagactataaaaagCTCTCCCATATGGCAGGCCTttcacattgaatatacttaccccggtcCCGGTCCCCGTACTGCCGCTTCCCCctgtgcgcagatgaaaacatcccgtgtcggtgtcacggctgaggatgggggaaatcctcagccgtgtgcagccaggtgatggtatggctgcttgaccaagaagacaggattagggagcaggtcacctcctaaaagcatccctaacctgaccctggctcctagctacatgagccaaccttgatggtaggagggctcatgctctggaacctagaagtccctgctagccctcaagatggccctaagctaggagctgagtaagacaacccactcctcctaggcacggaggagcaggagtctcaacggccaagctgttgggaaaaaggggaaacaaacagactaacggaaatggcaggtgaactcagtagctcaaccaacctgccacagccttgctgactggatccctgacacagagaatccagaaccattagctgcacaaaccaacataggaaaatcccaacagatcatcacccagacatgacacatacaggtaagcataaacttaataagacataaaacctgaacttaaacctatgaccacagtggtggctctcacagaggaatggaaagcacaggaggctgcctcagctagcaagactgaagcaacctactgagccctgctagagagagggtatatataggccaaagtggccacacccaaaggttggacacacccagtgacatcacacacactgggaaggaagttaacccttccaatgccacagaagggaaaacacacatacataaagggaaagtgcacacaataacatacaacacagtgcacacaacaaacacacctaacaaaaaggttgctaggtgtgaccgcatgccagggcagcaagctgcctagcaacgctcaggctgctctgctgctaaaccccaacactggttgcccgcggcaaccacaagtgaggccacagacaagcgtccctcacccgtggttgaagacccatgcaaaaccgccggcacctgcatgcggtaagaagtcacggtcatgggcctggccgtgacagTCGGGGGGGGAAGcaaccaatggcaggcggggacgagcctcctcAGTGTCGCCCGCAATGCTGGGGAGGCTCGTCCCCCCGACAACAGATGTTTTTAtccgcgcacagggagaagcgGCAGTGCAGGGACCACGAGCGGCACAGGGAGAGGGGTAGGTAAATTCAATGTGAGGAGCCTGGCATATGGGCAGCTTTTTATTgtttcggataacccctttaactgatcaAGTCCTAAAACTAATTGTCTAAGaattatattgaaaaaaaaaaaaaatcacaatgtgAATACATTGACtccctaaacccccccccccctccctgcttTTTGGTGTTCccaaaaacttcaataaaaatgtataattATGGACAGTCCAGTAATGGAGAACCCAGTAACAAACAGTAACAACACAAACTGAACAGAAAATATGAGTAAGTTGGCTCCCAAATCACCACGGCTCACCCTTTTTTGTAATAATTATAGTTATCATAGCAGCAGACAACCCAGTAACAGACAATAAAAACTAAACAGAAATTATGAGTAAATTGATTTCCTCACCCCACAACCCTTTTGGCGTTCCCTAAATGTTACATAAAATTAATAATTATTGTGTGGTATGTTTCAAAGGTAATAACACTGGAGGTAGTGGCGGGGACGGGGTCAGGAAAATAACACTCTGGGAGCTTTCACGCCTCTTAAGACTCATGTAATTTTTGAGGTGCAGTGGTATCAAACAGGAGGGTGCTCAATAACCTGGAACCGGAGGAAGGCGATTCTTCCTTTATAAAGGACAAATCCATAATATGTAGCTGTCTGTAATGGGTGGATCGCTACCTTTTTATATCAGGGTCATGTTTTATGCTTTTTCAGATATGGTTAAAGGACCTAGTCGGAGAGATACGCCCCCGAAAAATGTATGATGTGTCACGCAGATAGGCTTACTCTTATCAGTGGTAGCCCCTCTCTCCACTTGACTACAAGTAACTggttaagtgcaagtgcaaatgaAGCCCCTTTTTCCACCTGCTTGGACACTAGTTGTTGCGGGAATCCAGCTCTATTTTTTGACTGTCCCATAAGCCCCTGTATTTGTGGTTTTTACAGGAATGAAGGGAAGTCCCTATACCAATCAGAGGCTTGAGGTTCTTTTTTGTTTCTCCACTTGGTGAACATTTTCAGTGAAAGGTGATTCACTTTTAACTGTATTTTACGGTTGATCACTGGTATTCATTCAATACAGGAGATCATTTGTGTTCAGGGACCTCTCACAGCAACCCCACAGATTATTGGTCCAAGCCCTCAGCTACCTCTGGTAGCTAAAAGCAAGGTGCTGTTTTATTTCGATGCAGCACCATAAAAAGCGTATCTATCAGAATAAAGCTAGTTAGTGACCACTGTAAAACACTTATGGCAGTCAGTGACTAGCTAAATATGAAGATGACTTCTCTCTTTTGTGAATTttttgatgtgtaacaagatgtgatttccggTTAAAACAgtccccacattctgaacatgaatatggcttctcccctgtgtgagttctttgatgTGTAACCAGAtatctttttaaataaaaacatttcccacattctgaacataaaaatggcttctcccctgtgttggTACTTTGATGTTTAACAAGGTCTGATTTATGGTTGAAACTTtctccacattctaaacatgagaaTGGCTTTACCACTGTGTGAGTTTTTTTATGCGTACCCAAATATTTTTTTgtagcaaaacatttcccacattctgaacataaaaatggcttctcccctgtgtgaattctctgatgagtaacaagagctgatttatcatgaaaagattttccacattctgaacatgaaaacggcttctccctTCTGTGAGTGTGCTGATGTCCATAAAGATTAGAAACGTCTACAAAacgttttccacattctgaacatgaatatggcttctcccctgtgtgaattctttgatgtttACCAAGATCCGATTTatcaataaaacatttcccacattctaaacatgaaaatggcttctctccactATGAGTCCTTTGATGTCTAACCAGATGTTGTTTTATAGAAAaagacttcccacattctgaacatgaaaatggcttctcccctgtgtgaataatTTTATGtttaacaagagctgatttctggttaaaacatttcccacattctgaacatgaaaaaggCTTCTCTCCACTATGAGTCCTTTGATGTCTAACCAGATTTTGTTTTATagaaaaacacttcccacattctgaacatgaaaatggcttctcccctgtgtgagttctttgatgTCTAACCAGATTTTGTTTTACagaaaaacacttcccacattctgaacatgaaaatggcttctcactTATGTGAGCTGTTTGACATTCAACACCCCTTTGGTGACTTTCATTTTGTGttatcttctgattcatcacagaaTGTTGGACCAGTTTGAAAGGATCAAATAATACGTTTTTGCTGTGACTGGATGATGATATTTCTTGGATACTGGCATGTTCTTCATACATATCTTGTATACCTCCATCATCTACCTTAAAATCTGAAGAGATCAGATGTCCCTCTGAGTTCCTGGTATAGTCATCTGCCAAGCATACAAAACATTTTATTATTCTTAAATAATAAAACTATAAAATGATATTGATATAAaatttctatatatataaaaaaaactccataaaaaaacATGGCATGGACAAAATTAAAGTATCAATTGACAAACACagtggtgacaaaaaaaaattgctttgtgacgaattacttcgtcacgcagcgcatttttttgtaagtagcgggtacatcgacagggagctgcgatagcaccgcctccgtcattgtacctctcagatgccgtgttcatacatgatcgcgacaTCAGAGTTTAAAATTAACAATGattcaaacttacaaaatcaaacttaccacctccatttgctcgcgacagactggccgccaccatcttgcttgaagatctcggccgaaatcctgtgcgacgCGAGATTAAATTATCACgctggccggcgtgatgatgtaatttcGTGCCGCACGGGATTTTggacaagatcttcaagcaagattcaGGCTGGCgacctgtcgcgagcaaatggaggcgataagtttgaattgtttttttttttttacactatttcaggttaaatagtTCCACTCATCTATAGTTTGAaccccatagcaaatttttgaacaccTCCCTTCCTCCCCGAGCAACTTTTCCACATACCCCCTCCTGCAGCTAGCTAAGACCACCCATGTTCACCAAACAACGCCCACCCCCTCAGTCatgggaaaaaattaaaaaataaaacattggaCAAGAGTTTTCAAGAGTTTACTTTCCAGTCTGCTGCCTGGGCCTTGTATGCCGCTTTgtgctccacacagtagttattcccccttagtgccccttcacagtagcaatgccaccTTAGTGCCCACAAAGTAGAGTACCACCAAAAAGCAGTTATGTCGTGTTAAAGCCACCATTGTCTGCCATTTTGTCTGGTTACATTTACACGTGTGCTAAAGAAAAGTATAGTATTAGAAGTTTTAGAAGCTTAAAGGAATTGTCCGGGTTTAGAACTCACATATCCCCTTCACCCAAGCAGCCgctctgagaagaacatcggagcACTCTCCCTTTCCCTGCCCTGAATCGTGAAGattagggcagcgctaaaacctGCCCataagtgctggtgacgtcaccggcaacaCTGATGGGAGGATCTATTTTTTGCTATGATTCATTCTTAGCATTTTCTTTACATGTTTTTTATTGCTTAACATaaaagtggtattcccatctcagacaatgggggcatatcgttaggatatgcccacgttttctgataggtgcgggtcccaccactgggaccagcacctacaccgagaatggGGCCCTGAAAGTTGTGTGATGAGCACTGCACAGTCGCCcattattcatttctatgggaccaccgaaaatagccaagcactggctcggctatttccgtctgccccttagaaatgaatgggagaggTGGCTGCATAAGTGTGGTGCGCTCCCATTAAGTACTAAGGGGAGAGGGCTTGGTGGTGGGGAGACCTGGGGGAACCTGGCCACCCCCTTCACAGCtctgttctcggtgtaggtgcgggtcccagaggtgagacccgcacctatcagacaatgggggcatatcctagccatatgcccccattgtctcagatgggaagttCTTTTTGTGGTCAAAAACGGTTACACTTCCTACTAATCTCAAGGCAGTGCAGAGATTTCTATGGTTTGTCAATTACTATAGGAGGCTCATATTACTGCTCTAAGTAAAAATGGAGGCAATGCTGCTGTTTGGTCTCCTGAAGCCCTTGTCGACtttttatatattgatgacctatcctatgctGTTAAATAACAGTCACTgagtaaaaaataatgaaaatgtaTTTACCTAAAATGTTCATTTCCTGTAGGCAGCACAGTTACTAATGGGTTAAGCCCCCTAGGTACAACTAGACAGGTTAATAAGCAGTAATTATCAAATAACCAATCACCCTGGACCCTATAAAGCTGAGCAGGAGGAAGGAGCCAGTGTAGTTTTATAAAGCAATGTTAAATTAATCAAAGAGAGGGACAGTTGTGCTGCCTGGACATCCTTTGGCAGCACAGACCCCATTCAAATATTCTATGGCAAATAGAGGCCTATGTTGAGAGAATGTCCAACCTGTCATCCttcatcttcaagatccaagagggacttgataaaaaaaaaaaatgaaaataataaaagtaaaaataaataaataaaaatgtaaataaaaaaaaaaattgccttttcctataaaaaatgaaaaaacaaaactacacatattaggtatcaccgcgtctgtaacgacagcctctatatatatatatatatatcacatgatagaccctgtCCGATaagaaccataaaaaaaaaaagtgtaaaaaaaagtaatttttgtcaccttagatcacaaaaagtgcaacaccaagcaatgaaaaaggtgtatatcaaacacaatggtaccaataaaacagtcacctcataccgaaaaaaattagaccctacataagaaaatcgctcaaaataagaaaaaaactatagttcttagaacattaagacactaaggcctctttcacacttgcgttgttgggatccggcatgcacttccgttgccggaggtgcctgccggatccgtaacaacgcaagtgtactgaaagcatttgaagacggaaccgtcttccaaatgctttcagtgttactatggcacccaggacgctattaaagtcctggttgccatagtaggagcggggagcgggggagcggtatacttacagtccgtgcggctccccgggcgctccagaatgacgtcagagcgccccatgcgcatggatgacgtgatccatgtgatcacgtgatccatgcgcttggggcgccctgacgtcactctggagcgcccggggagccgcacggacggtaagtataccgctcccctgctccccgctacacttaccatggctgtcaggactttagcgtcccggtagccatggtaactattcagaaaaagctaaacgtcgggtccggcaatgcgccgaaacgacgtttagcttaaggccggatccggatcaatgcctttcaatgggcattgatcccggatccggccttgcggcaagtcttcaggatttttggccggagcaaaaagcgcagcatgctgcggtattttctccggccaaaaaacgttccgtaccggaactgaagacatcctgatgcatcctgaacggattactctccattcagaatgcattaggataatcctgatcagtattcttccggcatagagtcccgacgacggaactctatgccggaagacaataacgcaagtgtgaaagagcccttaaacataatttttttatttcaaatatgctattattgtgttaaagtgaaacaaataaagaaaagtgtacatattaggtatcgccacatccataataacatgctcgataaaaatatcacatgacctaacccctcaggtgaacactgtaaaatatatatatttaaaaacagtgccaaaaaagcaatttttgtcaccttacatcacaaaaagtgcaacagcaagcgatcaaaaaagcttatgacccccaaaatagtaccaatcaaacagtcacctcatcccgcaaaaaatgatacactatttaagacaatcacccaaaaaataaaaaaagctatggctctcagactatggagacactaaaacataatttttttggtttcagaaatgcgattattgtgtaaaacttaaataaataagaaaaagtatacacattaggcattgccacgtccgtaacgatctgctctataaaactgtctaatgacctaacccctcagatgaaagctgtaaaaataaataaataaaaactgttccaaaacagcaaatgttttggtcaccttgccctataaagtgtaataatgaataaacaaaaaatcctatgtacccaaaaatggtaccaataaaaacctcaactctttttgcaaaaaacgagcccctgcacaagacgatcggcagaaaaatataaaacatatggcgttcagaaaatggacacacaaaaacataatttctttttc
This window of the Bufo bufo chromosome 6, aBufBuf1.1, whole genome shotgun sequence genome carries:
- the LOC121005790 gene encoding gastrula zinc finger protein XlCGF17.1-like, which translates into the protein MNQKITQNESHQRGVECQTAHISEKPFSCSECGKCFSVKQNLVRHQRTHTGEKPFSCSECGKCFSIKQNLVRHQRTHSGEKPFSCSECGKCFNQKSALVKHKIIHTGEKPFSCSECGKSFSIKQHLVRHQRTHSGEKPFSCLECGKCFIDKSDLGKHQRIHTGEKPYSCSECGKRFVDVSNLYGHQHTHRREKPFSCSECGKSFHDKSALVTHQRIHTGEKPFLCSECGKCFATKKYLGTHKKTHTVVKPFSCLECGESFNHKSDLVKHQSTNTGEKPFLCSECGKCFYLKRYLVTHQRTHTGEKPYSCSECGDCFNRKSHLVTHQKIHKREKSSSYLASH